From Solwaraspora sp. WMMD1047, the proteins below share one genomic window:
- a CDS encoding acyl-CoA dehydrogenase, which yields MTHYKSNVRDLEFNLFEVFGADQAFGQQPYADLDVDTARSILAEVDRLAREDLAASYTESDRTPPVFDPATHAAPLPAAFKKSYRAFMDSEFWRLDLPAELDGTNAPRALWWSLAELVLGANAPVWMYASGPSFAHTLHVEGNERQKKWAKLFVEKQWGSTMVLTEPDAGSDVGAGRTRAIPQPDGSWHIEGVKRFITSGEHDLTDNIIHYVLARPVGVDGVGGPGTKGLSLFVVPKFHFDDETGELGERNGVYATNVEHKMGLKVSNTCEITFGEHGVPAQGWLLGDVHDGIRQMFLVIEYARMMVGTKAIATLSTGYLNALEYAKNRVQGADLLQMADKTAPRVTITHHPDVRRSLMLQKAYAEGLRALVCYTATWQDRINLAAAAGDESTVKLAKRVNDLLLPLVKGVGSERAYELLGHESLQTFGGSGFLQDYPLEQYVRDAKIDTLYEGTTAIQSLDLFFRKIVRDGGKALMSVAGEIQTFIESEGGNGRLKEERVALGRALAEVQTMIATMTGWLGEAQGGEPRALYKVGLNSRRLLLAVGDLIVGWLLQRQADVALRALAGEVSAADKHFYEGKVSAARFFAHEVLPRLGADRRIVDSTGLDLMDLAEDAF from the coding sequence ATGACCCACTACAAGAGCAACGTCCGCGACCTGGAGTTCAACCTCTTCGAGGTCTTCGGCGCGGACCAGGCGTTCGGGCAGCAGCCGTACGCCGACCTCGACGTCGACACCGCCCGCAGCATCCTCGCCGAGGTGGACCGGCTGGCCCGCGAGGACCTCGCGGCCAGCTACACCGAAAGCGACCGCACCCCGCCGGTCTTCGACCCGGCCACCCACGCCGCACCGCTGCCGGCGGCGTTCAAGAAGTCGTACCGGGCGTTCATGGACTCGGAGTTCTGGCGGCTGGACCTGCCGGCCGAGCTGGACGGCACGAACGCCCCGCGCGCGCTCTGGTGGTCGCTGGCCGAGCTGGTGCTCGGCGCCAACGCTCCAGTCTGGATGTACGCCTCCGGCCCGTCCTTCGCGCACACCCTGCACGTCGAGGGGAACGAGCGGCAGAAGAAGTGGGCCAAGCTCTTCGTCGAGAAGCAGTGGGGTTCGACCATGGTGCTCACCGAGCCGGACGCCGGCTCCGACGTCGGCGCCGGCCGCACCCGGGCGATCCCGCAACCGGACGGTTCCTGGCACATCGAGGGCGTCAAGCGCTTCATCACCAGCGGCGAGCACGACCTGACCGACAACATCATCCACTACGTGCTGGCCCGGCCGGTCGGCGTGGACGGCGTCGGCGGCCCCGGCACCAAGGGCCTGTCGCTCTTCGTGGTACCGAAGTTCCACTTCGACGACGAGACCGGTGAGCTGGGCGAGCGCAACGGCGTCTACGCCACGAACGTCGAGCACAAGATGGGGCTGAAGGTCTCCAACACCTGCGAGATCACCTTCGGCGAGCACGGCGTACCCGCGCAGGGTTGGCTCCTCGGCGACGTGCACGACGGCATCCGGCAGATGTTCCTGGTCATCGAGTACGCCCGGATGATGGTCGGCACCAAGGCCATCGCCACCCTCTCCACCGGCTACCTCAACGCCCTGGAGTACGCGAAGAACCGGGTCCAGGGCGCCGACCTGCTCCAGATGGCCGACAAGACCGCCCCCCGGGTCACCATCACCCACCACCCGGACGTCCGCCGTTCGCTCATGCTCCAGAAGGCGTACGCCGAGGGCCTGCGCGCCCTGGTCTGCTACACCGCCACCTGGCAGGACCGGATCAACCTGGCGGCGGCGGCCGGTGACGAGTCCACGGTCAAGCTCGCCAAGCGGGTGAACGACCTGCTGCTGCCGCTGGTCAAGGGCGTCGGCTCGGAGCGCGCGTACGAGCTGCTCGGGCACGAGTCGCTGCAGACCTTCGGCGGCTCCGGCTTCCTGCAGGACTACCCGCTTGAGCAGTACGTCCGGGACGCGAAGATCGACACCCTCTACGAGGGAACCACCGCGATCCAGAGCCTCGACCTGTTCTTCCGGAAGATCGTCCGGGACGGCGGCAAGGCCCTGATGTCGGTCGCCGGGGAGATCCAGACCTTCATCGAGTCCGAAGGCGGCAACGGCCGCCTCAAGGAGGAGCGGGTCGCCCTGGGCCGGGCACTGGCCGAGGTGCAGACGATGATCGCCACCATGACCGGCTGGCTGGGCGAGGCGCAGGGCGGCGAGCCCCGGGCGCTCTACAAGGTCGGGCTGAACAGCCGCCGGCTGCTGCTCGCGGTCGGCGACCTGATCGTCGGTTGGCTGCTACAGCGGCAGGCGGACGTCGCCCTGCGCGCGCTGGCCGGCGAGGTCTCCGCCGCCGACAAGCACTTCTACGAGGGCAAGGTTTCGGCGGCCCGGTTCTTCGCCCACGAGGTGCTGCCCCGGCTCGGCGCCGACCGGCGGATCGTCGACTCCACCGGTCTGGACCTGATGGACCTGGCCGAGGACGCCTTCTGA
- a CDS encoding DUF6458 family protein translates to MGIGTGVFLIALGAILTFAVRANIWWLDLRAVGWVLMLAGLGILLTTVYYWQDRKRRARTLIVEENRLSHPTAVMPPPPDPPPPTNPR, encoded by the coding sequence ATGGGCATCGGTACCGGCGTTTTCCTCATCGCACTGGGAGCCATCCTGACGTTCGCCGTCCGGGCGAACATCTGGTGGCTGGATCTGCGCGCGGTCGGCTGGGTGCTGATGCTCGCCGGCCTGGGCATCCTGTTGACCACGGTCTACTACTGGCAGGACCGCAAGCGGCGGGCCCGCACGCTGATCGTGGAGGAGAACCGGCTGTCGCATCCGACCGCGGTCATGCCACCTCCGCCGGACCCACCGCCACCGACCAACCCGCGCTGA
- a CDS encoding histidine phosphatase family protein yields the protein MTDRRIVLLRHAKAERPHGGPDIDRELVARGVADAMAAGAWLAEAGYRPDLVLCSPASRTRQTWAAIADLLLGEPEVRYDSAIYGGSAARLLKLARAVDPAVTTLLLIGHNPTMSELSDLLSTDDTRPSGADLYGLRTAGLVVHRVDGAWSELTFGAAPVEARHTARG from the coding sequence ATGACGGATCGGAGGATCGTGCTGCTGCGGCACGCGAAGGCGGAGCGCCCCCACGGTGGACCGGACATCGATCGGGAGCTGGTCGCGCGGGGTGTGGCGGACGCGATGGCGGCCGGGGCGTGGCTGGCCGAGGCCGGGTACCGGCCGGATCTGGTGCTCTGTTCGCCGGCCAGCCGGACCCGGCAGACCTGGGCGGCGATCGCCGACCTGCTGCTCGGCGAGCCGGAGGTGCGGTACGACTCGGCCATCTACGGCGGCAGCGCGGCCCGGCTGCTCAAGCTGGCCCGAGCGGTGGACCCGGCGGTGACCACACTGCTATTGATCGGCCACAATCCCACTATGTCCGAACTATCGGATCTGCTGTCCACCGACGACACCAGACCGTCCGGCGCGGACCTTTACGGCCTGCGGACGGCCGGACTTGTCGTGCACCGGGTCGACGGCGCCTGGTCGGAGCTGACCTTCGGCGCCGCGCCGGTCGAGGCCCGGCACACCGCCCGAGGCTGA
- a CDS encoding DUF6458 family protein, giving the protein MGIGGSIFLIALGAIFAFAVEYELGWLDLSVVGWVLMIAGVVGLIMTTWFWQSRRRTMGDDRVHQQPVVPAQDDRVEEYREVRRPPTRPY; this is encoded by the coding sequence GTGGGCATCGGTGGAAGTATCTTCCTCATCGCCTTGGGCGCGATCTTCGCGTTCGCGGTGGAGTACGAGCTGGGTTGGCTCGACCTGAGCGTGGTCGGCTGGGTGCTGATGATCGCCGGCGTCGTCGGCCTGATCATGACGACCTGGTTCTGGCAGAGCCGTCGCCGGACCATGGGGGACGACCGGGTCCATCAGCAGCCGGTCGTGCCGGCCCAGGACGACCGGGTCGAGGAGTACCGCGAGGTGCGCCGCCCCCCGACCCGCCCGTACTGA
- a CDS encoding Uma2 family endonuclease: MTDAVVEHVGPWSEQEYLSLGETPNRTELIDGGLWVSPAPSKYHQQLSFLLMSTLHPAAQAVGLRAYEAVNVRLGNGRIVIPDLIVADTDPEGSVTEASEVVLVCEIVSPSNAATDRLLKTQFYASARIGWYLLVEPDQADFESVGLRLFRLDGEHYIEHATAAKGETLSFDGPLTFEVNTGVLRAR, translated from the coding sequence ATGACCGACGCTGTCGTGGAGCATGTGGGGCCGTGGAGCGAGCAGGAGTACCTGTCGCTCGGCGAGACCCCCAACCGGACCGAGCTGATCGATGGCGGCCTGTGGGTGAGCCCGGCGCCGAGCAAGTACCATCAGCAGCTTTCGTTCCTCCTGATGTCGACGCTTCATCCGGCGGCGCAGGCCGTGGGGCTGCGGGCTTACGAGGCGGTGAACGTCCGCCTCGGCAACGGGCGGATCGTCATTCCTGACCTCATCGTGGCGGACACCGACCCCGAGGGCTCGGTGACCGAGGCGTCCGAGGTGGTGCTGGTCTGCGAGATCGTCTCACCCAGCAACGCGGCGACAGATCGGCTGCTCAAGACGCAGTTCTACGCCTCGGCCAGAATCGGCTGGTATCTGCTCGTCGAGCCGGACCAGGCAGATTTCGAGTCGGTCGGATTGCGGCTGTTCCGACTGGACGGCGAGCACTACATCGAACACGCCACGGCGGCGAAGGGCGAGACGCTCAGCTTCGACGGGCCGCTCACCTTCGAGGTGAACACCGGGGTCCTGCGGGCCAGGTAG
- a CDS encoding slipin family protein — protein MAKTTVMDWERALLFTDGRYVRTLEPGRHRYWTFRDTVAKVDMRRRSTVVFGQELLTSDNVTLRVTVLVTWRVVDPLAFHTGSDDPGQALHLAAQLAIRDAVGGSTLDGLLADRRGLATGLAEATTAGVDGLGIEVLSAAVRDLMLPGELRRAVTETLLAKEAGRAELERARSEAAALRTLANAARVLEEHPALLKLRTLRAAEAPGTTVVLTHDPQHLP, from the coding sequence ATGGCGAAGACCACTGTGATGGACTGGGAGCGCGCGCTGCTGTTCACCGACGGCCGGTACGTCCGGACGTTGGAGCCCGGTCGGCACCGCTACTGGACCTTCCGCGACACCGTGGCGAAGGTGGACATGCGGCGCCGCAGCACCGTCGTCTTCGGCCAGGAGCTGCTCACCTCCGACAACGTGACGCTGCGGGTCACCGTGCTGGTCACCTGGCGGGTGGTCGACCCGCTCGCCTTCCACACCGGCTCGGACGACCCGGGCCAGGCCCTGCACCTGGCGGCACAGCTCGCGATCCGAGACGCGGTCGGCGGGTCCACTCTGGATGGGCTGCTCGCCGACCGACGCGGCCTGGCGACCGGCCTGGCCGAGGCGACCACCGCCGGGGTCGACGGCCTCGGCATCGAGGTGCTGTCGGCGGCGGTGCGGGACCTGATGCTCCCCGGTGAGCTGCGCCGGGCGGTGACCGAGACGCTGTTGGCGAAGGAGGCCGGCCGGGCCGAGCTGGAGCGGGCCCGCTCCGAGGCGGCGGCGCTGCGTACCCTCGCCAACGCCGCCCGGGTGCTGGAGGAGCACCCGGCGCTGCTGAAGCTGCGCACCCTGCGCGCCGCCGAGGCACCAGGCACCACGGTCGTGCTCACCCACGACCCGCAGCACCTGCCCTGA
- a CDS encoding MmcQ/YjbR family DNA-binding protein, which produces MASWDDVRRIALALPEAAERDGREHLQWVVREKLFAWERPLRKGDLAELGDDAPEGPILATRVADEGAKEALIADEPERYFTTGHFDGYPIILARLDRLTDDDLDELLTESWLSRAPKRLAAAYLAARES; this is translated from the coding sequence ATGGCGAGCTGGGACGACGTACGCCGGATCGCGCTGGCGCTGCCCGAGGCGGCCGAGCGGGACGGTCGTGAGCACCTGCAGTGGGTGGTGCGGGAGAAGCTGTTCGCGTGGGAGCGGCCGTTGCGCAAGGGCGACCTGGCGGAGCTCGGGGACGATGCGCCGGAGGGGCCGATCCTGGCGACGCGGGTGGCGGACGAGGGCGCCAAGGAGGCGCTGATCGCCGACGAGCCCGAGCGCTACTTCACCACCGGGCACTTCGACGGCTACCCGATCATCCTGGCCCGGCTGGACCGGCTCACCGACGACGACCTGGACGAGCTGCTGACCGAGTCGTGGCTCTCCCGGGCGCCGAAGCGGCTGGCCGCCGCCTATCTCGCCGCCCGGGAGAGCTGA
- a CDS encoding GNAT family N-acetyltransferase — MKIRQAVPDDAPAVVALRATVYPYLVRGVESTRRMIAQPPPDEHWAAFVAQRQGELVGWVSAYLNTNSSARVGEISLPHVHPDHRGRGAGSALVAVATEHVEAFGVRRLRTWATPEGLDFARRRGFEPSREARYSALELRQPPTVPAPPAGIRLASLAELDDKQVYAAHAAAVVDEPNDVPNDALAYDAWRTEIWENVGLDHQASTAALVGETVAGFTLVIRDGERMWSAMTGTRPEHRGRGLALLVKSAALRRAAEDGVTAAYTGNDAANGPMLAVNARLGYRPVGSQWSCVKPL; from the coding sequence ATGAAGATCCGACAGGCCGTGCCCGACGACGCTCCGGCGGTGGTGGCGTTGCGGGCGACCGTCTATCCGTACCTGGTCAGGGGGGTTGAATCGACCCGGCGGATGATCGCGCAGCCGCCGCCTGACGAGCACTGGGCGGCCTTCGTCGCGCAGCGGCAGGGGGAGCTCGTCGGCTGGGTGTCGGCGTACCTGAACACGAACTCCTCGGCCCGGGTAGGGGAGATCTCGCTGCCGCACGTCCACCCCGACCATCGCGGCCGGGGCGCCGGCAGCGCACTGGTGGCGGTGGCGACCGAGCACGTCGAGGCGTTCGGCGTCCGGCGACTGCGCACCTGGGCCACCCCGGAGGGACTGGACTTCGCCCGGCGGCGCGGGTTCGAGCCCAGCCGCGAGGCCCGCTACTCGGCCCTGGAGCTCCGGCAGCCACCGACCGTGCCGGCGCCGCCGGCCGGCATCCGACTGGCGAGCCTGGCCGAGCTTGACGACAAGCAGGTGTACGCCGCCCATGCCGCAGCCGTCGTCGACGAGCCGAACGATGTCCCGAACGACGCCCTCGCCTACGACGCCTGGCGGACCGAGATCTGGGAGAACGTCGGCCTGGATCACCAGGCCAGCACGGCCGCGCTGGTCGGGGAGACGGTGGCCGGGTTCACGCTCGTGATCCGGGACGGGGAGCGGATGTGGTCGGCGATGACGGGCACCCGGCCGGAGCACCGGGGGCGCGGGTTGGCGCTGCTGGTCAAGTCGGCGGCGCTGCGCCGGGCCGCCGAGGACGGCGTGACGGCGGCGTACACCGGCAACGACGCGGCGAACGGGCCGATGCTGGCGGTCAACGCCCGGTTGGGCTACCGGCCGGTGGGCAGCCAGTGGTCCTGCGTGAAGCCGCTCTGA
- a CDS encoding NACHT domain-containing protein, whose protein sequence is MSGLETAAFVLGTAVAKTACGLWLGDHKLANEIGNSFIDHAVARVTGLRQQRQVERIWSHIADLVADRVEPLVETEYRTLPEHERIAAIDAVRDTFAAAALTERDLFRLDLDANYLNRHLRSGDPGRVERAGLSADATALYDRLLQECCLYAIELVHGLPAATAAGFEELLRRERQILDTLAELLTKLASQPGVAEFEGAYRQAVRNRLDRVEFFGASLTGPSRHYPLSVAYLSLTVSGDFPRPPADPMLESIGRLIDTMRDRPRSEGVGTTRVEEVLASSRRVFVRGQAGIGKTTLLQWIAVRSADNSFGDRVSDWNNTVPFFIPLRRYAQTDLPAPEQFLGEVGKNIADGMQSWWVQRLLTDGRAIVLVDGVDELPESRRDEVRRWLHHLIADFPKARYVVTTRPAATPADWLGADDFTVAELEPMTPADVSVFVHRWHEAMRDQCGDSDERDQLTGYENQLLDSIATQRHLRRLAGYPLLCALLCALHRDRHGALPANRMELYRIALEMLLDRRDRGRKLPTTPELDLDLPQKTLLLRDIAYWLVRNGWTSVSVDRAQRRVAGKLRGMAVKAPAPAVFRLLLERSGLLREPVEGQIDFVHRSFQEYLAAAEAAAAPGEADTAGADDIGALARFAHNDDWSEVVVLAAGHATTPHRVELLTAVLDRIDTESGQVADTLRLVALACLDTSPELPPELRTRIEREAARVIPPANMATARAIAKSEFAVDLLVRSRPTGAAEVAATIRAAAEIGDPAALPLLARFGTDRRKSIVRELLRAWPSFDPEEYARTVLPSYPLVPNTWFRVEDARLAPGLRHLTALRDLDFLPTGTAITDLGFVADLPGLTGLYTHCVTDLGPVASTSLEALFIREAPPEAPPLSVAPLTNLGSLRHLDIHYPVTDLHTLPALTSLALAGLGTAARLDELRHLGGLEWVHLVGLPDLLDLRPLDWLDAPEHLILIGCPALADLEGLAGWADSLRHLTFSDCGALDLSALAPLRGLMELHLLGDADLDLARLPELPSLSSLTLSHHSPDLSRLHRLSALVRLDLFDARSVDLTPLVGRELSVCLSPDSSDAAVVGAEPFAQAGGILRRR, encoded by the coding sequence TTGAGCGGACTGGAGACAGCGGCCTTCGTGCTCGGCACGGCGGTCGCCAAGACCGCCTGCGGCCTCTGGCTCGGCGACCACAAGCTGGCAAACGAGATCGGCAACAGCTTCATCGACCACGCCGTCGCCCGGGTGACCGGTCTCCGGCAGCAGCGTCAGGTGGAACGGATCTGGTCGCACATCGCCGATCTGGTCGCCGACCGGGTCGAGCCGCTTGTCGAGACCGAGTACCGGACGCTGCCCGAACACGAGCGGATCGCCGCGATCGACGCCGTTCGGGACACCTTCGCGGCGGCGGCCCTCACCGAGCGGGACCTGTTCCGGCTGGACCTGGACGCCAACTACCTGAACCGGCACCTGCGCTCCGGCGACCCCGGCCGGGTCGAACGGGCCGGCCTGTCGGCGGACGCCACCGCGCTCTACGACCGCCTGCTGCAGGAATGCTGCCTGTACGCCATCGAGCTGGTGCACGGGCTGCCGGCCGCGACTGCGGCCGGCTTCGAGGAGCTACTGCGCCGGGAGCGGCAGATCCTCGACACGTTGGCGGAGTTGCTGACGAAGCTGGCGAGTCAACCCGGTGTCGCCGAGTTCGAGGGCGCCTACCGGCAGGCGGTCCGCAACCGGCTCGACCGGGTCGAGTTCTTCGGGGCGTCGCTGACCGGGCCCAGCCGGCACTACCCGCTCTCGGTGGCGTACCTCAGCCTGACCGTCTCCGGCGACTTCCCCCGCCCGCCGGCCGACCCGATGCTGGAGTCGATCGGCCGTCTCATCGACACCATGCGGGACCGCCCTCGCTCCGAGGGTGTCGGCACCACCCGCGTGGAGGAGGTGTTGGCCTCGTCCCGTCGCGTCTTCGTGCGCGGGCAGGCCGGTATCGGCAAGACCACGCTGTTGCAGTGGATCGCGGTACGCAGCGCCGACAACTCGTTCGGCGATAGGGTGTCCGACTGGAACAACACCGTCCCGTTCTTCATCCCGCTGCGCCGCTACGCGCAGACCGACCTGCCGGCGCCCGAGCAGTTCCTCGGTGAGGTGGGCAAGAACATCGCCGACGGTATGCAGTCCTGGTGGGTGCAGCGGCTGCTGACCGACGGCCGGGCGATCGTCCTGGTCGACGGCGTCGACGAGCTGCCCGAGTCGCGCCGCGATGAGGTACGCCGCTGGCTGCACCACCTGATCGCGGACTTTCCCAAGGCTCGTTACGTGGTCACCACCAGACCGGCTGCCACCCCCGCCGACTGGCTCGGCGCCGACGACTTCACCGTCGCCGAACTGGAGCCGATGACCCCGGCCGACGTGTCGGTCTTCGTGCACCGCTGGCACGAGGCGATGCGCGACCAGTGCGGCGACTCCGACGAACGCGACCAACTCACCGGGTACGAGAACCAACTGCTGGACTCGATTGCCACCCAGCGGCACCTTCGCCGGCTCGCCGGCTATCCGCTGCTCTGCGCTCTGTTGTGCGCGCTGCACCGGGACCGGCACGGCGCACTGCCCGCCAACCGGATGGAGCTGTACCGGATCGCGCTGGAGATGCTGCTGGACCGCCGGGACCGGGGCCGCAAGCTGCCGACGACCCCGGAGCTGGACCTGGACCTGCCGCAGAAGACGCTGCTGCTGCGCGACATCGCGTACTGGCTGGTGCGCAACGGCTGGACCTCGGTCTCCGTCGACCGGGCGCAGCGGCGGGTGGCCGGCAAGCTGCGCGGCATGGCCGTAAAGGCGCCCGCCCCGGCGGTCTTCCGGTTGCTGCTGGAGCGCAGTGGTCTGCTGCGGGAGCCGGTCGAGGGGCAGATCGACTTCGTGCACCGGTCGTTCCAGGAGTACCTGGCCGCCGCCGAGGCCGCCGCCGCTCCCGGCGAGGCCGACACCGCCGGTGCCGACGACATCGGCGCGCTGGCCCGGTTCGCGCACAACGACGACTGGAGCGAGGTGGTGGTGCTGGCCGCCGGCCACGCCACCACGCCACACCGGGTGGAACTGCTCACCGCCGTCCTGGACCGGATCGACACCGAGTCGGGCCAGGTCGCCGACACCCTGCGGCTTGTGGCGCTGGCCTGCCTCGACACCTCGCCGGAGCTGCCACCCGAGTTGCGGACGCGGATCGAGCGGGAGGCCGCCCGGGTCATCCCACCCGCCAACATGGCAACCGCCCGCGCGATCGCGAAGTCAGAGTTCGCCGTCGACCTGCTGGTCCGCTCCCGGCCGACCGGCGCCGCCGAGGTAGCAGCGACCATCCGGGCCGCCGCCGAGATCGGCGACCCCGCCGCCCTCCCCCTGCTGGCCCGGTTCGGCACCGACCGACGCAAGTCCATCGTCCGCGAACTACTCCGCGCCTGGCCAAGCTTCGACCCCGAGGAGTACGCCCGCACGGTCCTACCGTCGTACCCGCTGGTCCCCAATACGTGGTTTCGGGTCGAGGACGCTCGCCTCGCGCCCGGCCTCCGGCATCTGACCGCTCTCCGTGATCTCGATTTCCTGCCGACCGGCACGGCGATCACCGATCTGGGGTTCGTCGCGGACCTTCCGGGACTCACCGGGCTGTACACGCACTGCGTCACCGACCTGGGGCCGGTGGCCAGCACAAGCCTCGAAGCTCTCTTCATCCGGGAGGCGCCGCCGGAGGCGCCACCGTTGTCGGTCGCGCCGCTGACGAACCTGGGGAGTCTCCGACATCTCGACATCCACTATCCGGTGACCGACCTCCACACCTTGCCCGCCCTGACCTCCCTGGCATTGGCAGGGTTGGGGACGGCCGCGCGCCTTGATGAGCTACGCCATCTCGGCGGACTCGAATGGGTCCATCTCGTCGGCTTGCCAGACCTGCTCGACCTGCGTCCACTCGACTGGCTCGACGCGCCCGAACATCTCATCCTGATCGGTTGCCCAGCCCTCGCCGACCTGGAAGGGCTCGCAGGGTGGGCGGACTCGCTCCGGCACCTAACTTTCAGCGACTGCGGAGCACTGGACCTGTCCGCTCTTGCCCCGCTGCGCGGGCTTATGGAACTCCACCTCCTCGGCGACGCGGACCTCGACCTGGCGCGACTTCCGGAGCTGCCCTCGTTGTCATCGCTGACTCTTTCGCACCACAGTCCCGACCTCTCCCGCCTCCACCGGCTATCAGCCCTCGTAAGGTTGGACCTGTTCGATGCCCGAAGCGTGGATTTGACCCCTCTTGTCGGCCGCGAGCTGAGCGTCTGCCTCTCTCCCGACTCTTCCGACGCTGCCGTGGTGGGCGCCGAGCCGTTCGCCCAGGCGGGCGGCATCCTGCGGCGGAGGTAA
- a CDS encoding helix-turn-helix transcriptional regulator, whose product MADNGSSVPRRQLGRMLRKSREEAGIALEAAAEDLEWSRAKMYRLEGGAVATRTHDVALMCQLYGTTDELTKAMVGLARESKSKGWWHAYGDVLPDWFSLYVGMEDAATRIREYEPALVPGLLQTPAYATAVLSSRPGATAEQVQQAVNLRIERQKILARRRPLPPVLELILDEAVLRRRADMMPEQLAHLLTCAALPRVSLRVLPLATGPHHACLAGAFSILEFAAQRGNIPEPTTIYSESLTGALYLDKPGEVATYDEAWRSLTDLALTEEESAALIDDIKEGFDA is encoded by the coding sequence ATGGCCGACAATGGATCTTCCGTACCCCGCAGGCAGCTCGGCAGAATGCTGAGGAAATCTCGCGAGGAGGCGGGCATCGCACTGGAGGCGGCCGCCGAGGATCTTGAATGGAGCCGGGCGAAAATGTACCGGCTGGAAGGCGGCGCGGTCGCCACCCGCACCCACGACGTCGCCCTTATGTGCCAGCTCTACGGCACCACCGACGAACTGACCAAGGCGATGGTCGGCCTGGCCCGGGAGAGCAAGTCCAAGGGCTGGTGGCACGCCTACGGCGACGTGCTGCCCGACTGGTTCAGCCTCTACGTCGGCATGGAGGACGCCGCGACCCGCATCCGCGAGTACGAGCCGGCCCTGGTCCCCGGCCTGCTACAGACCCCCGCCTACGCCACCGCCGTGCTGAGCAGCCGCCCCGGCGCCACCGCCGAGCAGGTCCAGCAGGCGGTGAACCTGCGGATCGAGCGCCAGAAGATCCTGGCCCGGCGCCGCCCGCTCCCACCGGTGCTGGAGCTGATCCTGGACGAGGCGGTGCTACGCCGCCGAGCCGACATGATGCCCGAACAACTGGCCCACCTACTGACCTGCGCAGCCCTGCCCCGGGTCAGCCTGCGCGTGCTGCCGCTCGCCACCGGCCCGCATCACGCCTGCCTGGCCGGTGCCTTCTCGATCCTGGAGTTCGCCGCCCAGCGCGGCAACATCCCCGAGCCGACCACCATCTACAGCGAGAGCCTGACCGGCGCGCTCTATCTCGACAAGCCGGGCGAGGTGGCGACCTACGACGAGGCGTGGCGCAGCCTGACCGATCTTGCCCTCACTGAGGAAGAATCGGCAGCGCTGATCGACGACATCAAGGAGGGTTTCGATGCCTGA
- a CDS encoding DUF397 domain-containing protein has product MPDLTGAKWRKSSRSGSTGGNCVEVADNLPNLVAVRDSKDPAGPTLHFTPHHWRTFVAHLTP; this is encoded by the coding sequence ATGCCTGACCTGACCGGCGCGAAGTGGCGCAAGAGCAGCCGCAGCGGCTCCACGGGCGGCAACTGCGTGGAGGTCGCCGACAACCTGCCCAACCTGGTAGCCGTCCGCGACAGCAAGGACCCCGCCGGCCCCACCCTCCACTTCACCCCCCACCACTGGCGCACCTTCGTCGCCCACCTCACCCCCTGA
- a CDS encoding type II toxin-antitoxin system prevent-host-death family antitoxin gives MHDAKTHLSRIIERVERGEEIIIDRAGTPVAKVVPLVRRVNRTAIGSLAGQVDLSGDWDSPQTNAEIAADFGMGG, from the coding sequence ATGCACGACGCCAAGACGCACCTGTCGCGCATCATCGAACGGGTCGAACGCGGCGAGGAGATCATCATCGACCGGGCCGGCACCCCCGTGGCGAAGGTCGTTCCGCTTGTTCGCCGCGTGAACCGGACCGCCATCGGCAGCCTCGCCGGTCAGGTCGATCTGTCGGGTGATTGGGACTCACCGCAGACCAACGCCGAGATCGCCGCCGACTTCGGGATGGGCGGATGA
- a CDS encoding type II toxin-antitoxin system VapC family toxin, with translation MSLLLDTHIALWSITGDAALDDEFLDRLRHDPDIFLSPVSLWEITIKQAAGKLAGPTDLAQRVRDMGFRELPVTYAHAIAAGRLPPHHRDPFDRMLVAQAAVEGLTLVSRDESIAQYDVDLLKA, from the coding sequence ATGAGCCTGCTGCTGGACACCCACATCGCGCTGTGGTCCATCACCGGCGACGCCGCTCTCGACGACGAGTTCCTCGACCGACTACGCCACGACCCCGACATCTTCCTGTCCCCGGTCAGCCTGTGGGAGATCACGATCAAACAGGCCGCCGGAAAGCTCGCCGGCCCGACCGACCTCGCCCAACGGGTCCGCGACATGGGGTTCCGCGAACTGCCGGTGACCTACGCCCATGCAATCGCCGCCGGGCGGCTCCCACCGCACCACCGTGACCCGTTCGATCGCATGCTGGTGGCGCAGGCGGCCGTCGAGGGCCTGACCCTTGTCTCCCGCGACGAGTCGATTGCGCAGTACGACGTGGATCTACTGAAGGCGTAA